A window from Zingiber officinale cultivar Zhangliang chromosome 7A, Zo_v1.1, whole genome shotgun sequence encodes these proteins:
- the LOC121999407 gene encoding uncharacterized protein LOC121999407, with translation MLTKFETKSNRVKSVSFHSKRPWVLASLHSGGELNPEEEDYFQDSFAELNPKKSWDKKLKEATLSLKISTTNDKLEGPKTSRRHQNPNMAEDESWSKSSAASSKSSSFSSEFSGGKSMLRRSSSASYDAETSIQGEERSTHGILQFLSSSRPPSRASLDSQSTQSSVPHAATLLPPLCTSMEEGKDVEHSIATTSSVMPLPKSPSTQYEENGREEEGFHNALLELKDLRSQLHHAAEHCERAFSSAQQKKMILEGTKSYICEAVVAIVDHLGTVSSKLEQSLLANAVVKQTEQRIGCLKQRILACQQYAMCLELCNMQLDIKFPQHHQHFCIDRAQPLCDIA, from the exons ATGCTAACCAAATTTGAGACGAAGAGCAATCGGGTGAAGAGTGTGAGCTTCCACAGCAAACGTCCTTGGGTCCTTGCCAGCCTTCACAGTGGCGGTGAGCTCAATCCCGAGGAAGAAGACTACTTCCAGGACAGCTTCGCCGAGCTCAACCCCAAGAAATCATGGGACAAGAAGCTCAAGGAGGCCACTCTCAGCCTCAAA ATCTCGACCACAAATGACAAATTGGAAGGCCCAAAAACCTCGAGACGCCATCAAAATCCAAACATGGCGGAAGACGAGAGCTGGAGCAAGTCCTCGGCCGCTTCTTCCAAGTCATCGTCCTTCTCCAGCGAGTTCAGCGGCGGTAAGTCCATGCTGAGGCGGAGCAGCAGCGCGAGCTATGATGCGGAGACCTCGATCCAAGGG GAAGAGCGGAGTACTCACGGGATTCTACAATTTTTGTCTTCTTCTCGTCCTCCATCTCGTGCCTCCCTCGACTCTCAAAGCACTCAATCCTCAGTTCCCCACGCAGCCACTCTTCTTCCACCTCTGTGCACATCTATGGAGGAAGGCAAAGACGTGGAGCACTCCATAGCAACAACCAGCTCCGTAATGCCATTGCCTAAATCTCCATCCACACAGTATGAAGAGAATGGGAGAGAGGAGGAGGGCTTCCACAACGCTTTGCTG GAGCTGAAAGACCTGCGGTCTCAGCTTCACCATGCGGCAGAACATTGTGAGCGTGCATTTTCCTCAGCCCAGCAGAAGAAGAT gattttggaggGGACAAAGAGCTACATATGTGAAGCAGTTGTGGCAATAGTCGACCATTTAGGAACTGTCTCATCCAAACTTGAGCAGAGTCTCCTTGCAAATGCTGTGGTTAAGCAGACTGAACAAAGAATTGGTTGCTTGAAGCAG AGAATCCTTGCTTGCCAACAATATGCCATGTGTCTTGAGCTGTGTAACATGCAATTGGACATCAAATTCCCTCAACACCATCAGCATTTCTGTATTGACAGGGCACAACCACTATGTGAT ATTGCTTAA